A stretch of the Defluviitalea raffinosedens genome encodes the following:
- a CDS encoding ECF transporter S component yields MESIQRVADQKKRVFETSNLVKMGLLSALAFILMRLDFPIPGFPPFLKMDVSDIPSVIGALSIGPAAGVIVQLTKAFLYMVSGSDTGFVGPLANFIVGAAYVLPLGLVYKYKSNLKGFIIGCFAGTITMAAIGGLINYFVMIPFYAMIFGMSVDVIVSMGTKINAGINDLKTLVLYSIVPFNLLKASGISILSYGVYKALYPLFHRSK; encoded by the coding sequence TAGTAAAGATGGGATTGTTATCCGCACTGGCATTTATCCTTATGAGACTTGACTTCCCTATACCTGGTTTTCCACCTTTTTTAAAAATGGATGTCAGTGATATCCCATCTGTTATAGGTGCGTTATCCATAGGGCCGGCGGCAGGAGTCATTGTTCAGTTGACCAAAGCATTTCTTTATATGGTATCAGGAAGCGATACAGGTTTTGTAGGGCCTTTAGCCAATTTTATTGTAGGAGCAGCCTATGTTCTGCCCCTTGGGCTTGTATATAAATATAAATCAAATTTAAAAGGTTTTATCATAGGATGTTTTGCAGGTACCATTACAATGGCAGCAATTGGAGGACTGATAAATTATTTTGTTATGATACCTTTTTATGCGATGATCTTTGGAATGAGCGTGGATGTAATCGTTTCTATGGGAACCAAAATTAATGCAGGCATCAATGATTTAAAGACTTTGGTTCTTTATTCTATAGTGCCTTTTAATCTTCTAAAAGCCAGCGGTATTTCTATTCTAAGCTATGGTGTGTATAAAGCACTATATCCCCTTTTTCACAGAAGTAAATAG
- the tsaE gene encoding tRNA (adenosine(37)-N6)-threonylcarbamoyltransferase complex ATPase subunit type 1 TsaE: MVYESYSEEETKQLGIKLGSSCKKGDIYCLIGDLGVGKTAFAKGLAEGLNIYEPITSPTFTVVNEYEGRIPLYHFDVYRITDIDEMDEIGYEEYFFGDGVCLIEWADIIEDLIPDSAVWIHIKKDLSKGENYRAITISNKKE; encoded by the coding sequence ATGGTTTATGAAAGCTATTCTGAAGAAGAAACCAAGCAATTAGGTATTAAGCTGGGCAGTTCATGTAAAAAGGGAGACATTTACTGTCTGATAGGAGACTTAGGAGTCGGGAAAACTGCTTTTGCCAAAGGGTTAGCAGAAGGGTTAAACATCTATGAACCCATTACAAGTCCTACCTTTACAGTTGTGAATGAATATGAAGGAAGAATTCCTTTGTATCATTTTGATGTATACAGAATTACCGATATAGATGAAATGGATGAAATAGGATATGAAGAATACTTCTTTGGTGACGGTGTATGCTTAATCGAATGGGCAGATATAATTGAAGACCTAATCCCGGATTCTGCTGTTTGGATTCATATAAAAAAAGATTTAAGCAAAGGTGAAAATTATAGAGCAATTACTATTTCGAATAAAAAGGAATGA
- the tsaB gene encoding tRNA (adenosine(37)-N6)-threonylcarbamoyltransferase complex dimerization subunit type 1 TsaB, with product MIELKILALDSSGNVASVAIIEDDQLLIELTMNYKKTHSQTLLPMIDSICKMVNLDLESLDYIAAASGPGSFTGLRIGVATAKGLAYALNKPIIGVPTLDGLAYNITYTDYLICPIMDARRNQVYTAFYLWEKGLLKRQSDYLAIEIDECVKRAKEYNKPLVFLGDGVPVYKDKIKEAIGDGEYYFAPQSCNMQKASSIGSLGMILAKEGKAQDSMEFVPFYLRKSQAEREYEEKARGNL from the coding sequence ATGATTGAATTGAAAATATTAGCATTGGATTCATCAGGCAATGTCGCCTCTGTAGCTATTATAGAAGATGATCAATTATTAATAGAGCTTACAATGAACTACAAAAAAACTCATTCTCAAACCCTTTTGCCGATGATCGATTCCATTTGCAAAATGGTGAATCTGGATTTAGAATCCCTGGATTATATTGCTGCAGCCAGCGGGCCTGGTTCTTTTACAGGGCTTAGGATAGGGGTTGCTACTGCAAAGGGGTTAGCATATGCCCTTAATAAACCGATTATAGGAGTTCCGACCCTTGATGGGCTGGCATATAATATTACATATACCGACTATTTAATTTGTCCGATTATGGATGCAAGAAGGAATCAAGTGTATACAGCTTTTTATTTATGGGAAAAAGGCTTGTTAAAAAGACAGTCGGATTACTTAGCCATTGAAATTGATGAATGTGTAAAAAGAGCTAAGGAATATAATAAACCCCTTGTTTTTTTAGGAGATGGGGTACCGGTATACAAGGATAAGATAAAAGAAGCAATAGGTGATGGGGAATATTATTTTGCACCACAATCCTGCAATATGCAGAAGGCATCGTCCATTGGAAGTCTTGGAATGATTCTGGCTAAAGAAGGAAAAGCTCAGGATTCTATGGAGTTTGTGCCTTTTTATCTGCGAAAATCCCAGGCAGAAAGAGAATATGAAGAGAAGGCAAGAGGAAACCTATGA
- the rimI gene encoding ribosomal protein S18-alanine N-acetyltransferase, which produces MIKIISMKEEHIPQIYEIEKSCFTIPWSKDAFEKELKENPLAYYIVAESKGNILGYAGMWKIADEGHITNIAVHPDFQHQGVGTLLMQGIIEEAQRNHFIGLTLEVRESNIKAQNLYKKFGFVNEGIRKGYYQDTGENAVIMWKYFKE; this is translated from the coding sequence ATGATCAAAATTATTTCAATGAAAGAAGAACACATTCCCCAAATTTATGAAATTGAAAAAAGCTGTTTTACAATTCCCTGGTCTAAGGACGCCTTTGAAAAAGAATTGAAGGAAAATCCTTTGGCCTATTATATTGTGGCAGAATCCAAAGGCAATATATTAGGATATGCGGGAATGTGGAAGATCGCCGATGAAGGTCATATTACGAATATAGCAGTGCATCCTGATTTTCAGCATCAGGGCGTGGGAACCCTGTTAATGCAGGGCATTATTGAAGAGGCGCAAAGAAATCATTTCATAGGACTTACTCTGGAAGTGAGAGAAAGCAACATTAAGGCACAAAATTTATATAAAAAATTTGGTTTCGTCAATGAAGGAATCAGAAAAGGGTATTATCAGGATACAGGAGAAAATGCGGTGATCATGTGGAAATATTTTAAAGAATAG